The window AGCGAAAAATCCCAACAAATCATATCTTCTTGATTTATAAGGTTTTTTAAAAGTTGGCACGCGTTCTGCTATCTCTATGGCATAACAAGAATAAAAAGCAGCAAACCACAATAAAAATAAGACGTACCGACTCTGACATAACAAAAACAACACGGCAGAGACGCAGCTAACAGATTTTTTTGGAGAAGGTGTGCTTTTCAGGGTGCTCTCAGGAGTGACCCGCAACCGGGCAGAGAACAATAAAACTACCTTCAGGTAGCTCCCGAATCGGTTGGATCGTTTAACGAGAAAGCAGATCAGCGCTCAAAAAAATACGTTTGCTCTTGACCCCGGATGGGGGTCGCCAAAAACAGCGGTAAAGGGCCACGGTTGCCAAAAACAACAACAGACCGACCCTCAATAATAAAAAAGAGCACGCGACGACAAAATTAAAGGGGAGCCTCGGCTCCCCTTTGTGCTTTCTGTGATTCCTGAATCCCCTCAAATCCCTGTGGGAGCTGCGGTGCGACGATTCGACTTGCCAGCGATTGCGGTAGATCATTCAACATTGATGCTGGCTGATTCGACGCCATCGCTGGCAAGCCAGCTCCCACAGTGTTTGTGTTCACCGCTTGATTGTTTTCAGCTCTTCGATGCTCATTTCCCGCATCCTGAACTTCTGAATCTTGCCCGTCACCGTCATCGGAAACTCTTCGACGAACTTGAAGTGCCGTGGCGTCTTGAAGTGCGCGATGCGCTCCTTGCACCAGGTTTGCAGCTCCAGCTCGGAAGCGTGGTGGCCGGGGTGAAACTTGATCCAGGCGACGATCTCTTCACCGTAACGCGAACACGGAATGCCGATCACCTGCACGTCCGCTACCGCCGGGTGAGTGAAGAAGAATTCTTCCAGCTCACGCGGATAAATGTTCTCGCCGCCACGGATGATCATGTCCTTGTTGCGCCCGGCGATGTTGACGTAACCCTCTTCATTCATGCTCGCCAGATCGCCGGTGTGCATCCAGCCCGCCTCATCGATAGCCTCTGCCGTGGCTTGCGGATTGCTCCAGTAACCGAGCATCACGCTGTAACCGCGAGTGCACAGCTCGCCGATGGTGCCGCGTGGTACCGGGTTGCCGGTTTCGTCGATGATCTTGCTTTCCAGTTGCGGCTGAGTGCGGCCGACGGTGGTCACACGCAATTCAAGCTCGTCATTCGGGCCGGTTTGCAACGACACCGGGCTCGTTTCAGTCATGCCGTAAGCGATCTGCACTTCGTTCATGTGCATCTCGCTGATGACCCGGCGCATCACTTCGATCGGGCAGGTAGCGCCAGCCATGATCCCGGTGCGCAGGCTCGACAGATCGAGTTCGGCGCGTTGCGGCTGATCGAGCATGGCAATGAACATGGTTGGCACGCCATACAACCCGGTGGCCTTTTCCTCGGCGACGGTTTGCAGGGTCAGCAACGGATCGAAGGCATCGTTGGGGTAAACCATCGTGCTGCCGTGGGTAATGCAACCAAGGTTGCCCATGACCATGCCGAAGCAGTGATACAGCGGCACCGGGATCACCAGGCGATCAGTCGGGGTCAGGCCAATGCTTTCGCCGACCATGTAACCGTTGTTGAGGATGTTGTAGTGACTGAGGGTCGCGCCCTTGGGGAAACCGGTTGTGCCGGAGGTGTACTGGATGTTCACGGGTTGATCAAAGTGCAGGCTGTTGCTGCGTTCACGTAATTGCTCTGGGGAGGCATTGATGGCCAGATCGGCCAATTGTGACCATGGCAGGAAACCTGACGGCGGCTGTTTGTCGAGACTGATCACTCCGCGCAAATCCGGCAGACGCTCGCTCCGCAACTGACCGATGGATTGCTCGGCCAGCTCCGGCACCAGGCCCTGCAACATGCCGTGATAGTCGGAAGACTTGAACGCCCCCGCACAGACCAGCCACTGACAGCCGGACTGCTTGAGCACGTATTCCAGTTCGGAGCTGCGGTAAGCCGGATTGATGTTGACCAGGATCACGCCGATTTTCGCCGTGGCGATTTGCGTGATGCACCACTGCGCGCAATTCGGTGCCCAGATGCCGAGCCGGTCGCCAGCCTGCAAACCCAATGCGAGCAAGGCTCTGGCATGCACATCCACGGCGTCGGCCAGTTGTCGCCATGAGTAGCGCAACTGCTGATGGCGCACCACCAGCGCCTCGCCGTCCGCGTACTGCGTGACGGTCTCGTCGAACTTCTGCCCGATGGTCATCGCCAGCAAGGCCTTGTCCTGAGAACCGCGGCTATAGCTGCGCTGCGGGTTTGCACTGGGTTGATCCATGACGACCCCTATTGTCTTTATTTATGGGTTGCCGACAGTCACTTGCAGGATTGAGCTTTGTGGCGAGAGGATTTATCCCCGATCGGCTGCGAAGCAGACGAGTACCCGGCGAATGCGTTTTTAACGCGATCACAGGTTTCAGGGCCGCTACGCGCCCCATCGGGGATAAATCCCCTCACCACAAAGGCTCAGTCCTACAGAACCGGTCCGCTTTCAATCTTGAACTACCCCTACTCTCGCTCAAGTTGACGTTAACGTAAAGGGTGATTGACAGCCATTCGCCACAGGCTTACGTTAACGTAAAGGTGAGAACTGAAACGCCACTCTCCCCACCCTACAAAAAAGCCAAAAGGTGCCTCATGAGCTATCCATCCCTGAATTTCGCCCTCGGTGAAACCATCGACATGCTGCGCGATCAGGTTCAGTCCTTCGTCGCTAAGGAGATCGCTCCGCGTGCGGCGCAGATCGACAGTGACAACCTGTTCCCCGCCGACATGTGGCGCAAATTCGGTGACATGGGCCTGCTCGGCATCACCGTGCCGGAAGAGTACGGCGGTGCTGGCCTGGGTTACCTGGCGCACGTGGTGGCGATGGAAGAAATCAGTCGCGGCTCGGCGTCGGTGGCGTTGTCCTACGGCGCGCACTCCAACCTCTGCGTCAACCAGATCAACCGCAACGGCAACCACGAACAGAAAAGCAAATACCTGCCGAAGCTGATCAGCGGCGAACACGTCGGCGCCCTCGCGATGAGCGAGCCTAACGCCGGCTCCGACGTGGTTTCGATGAAACTGCGCGCCGACAGACGCGGTGATCGCTTTGTCCTCAACGGCAGCAAGACCTGGATCACCAACGGCCCCGACGCCAACACCTACGTGATCTACGCCAAGACCGATCTGGAAAAAGGCCCGCACGGCATCACCGCATTCATCGTCGAGCGCGACTGGAAAGGCTTCAGCCGCAGCAACAAGTTCGACAAGCTCGGCATGCGCGGCTCAAACACTTGCGAGCTGTTTTTCGACGACGTTGAAGTGCCGGAAGAGAACATTCTCGGCGTGCTCAACGGCGGCGTAAAAGTCTTGATGAGCGGCCTCGATTACGAGCGCGTTGTTCTTTCAGGTGGCCCGACCGGGATCATGCAGTCGTGCATGGACCTGATCGTGCCGTACATTCACGACCGCAAACAGTTCGGCCAGAGCATCGGCGAATTCCAGCTGATCCAGGGCAAAGTTGCTGACATGTACACCCAGCTCAACGCCAGCCGCGCCTATCTCTACGCCGTCGCCCAGGCCTGCGAGCGCGGCGAAACCACGCGCAAGGACGCCGCCGGCGTGATCCTCTACACCGCCGAGCGCGCCACACAAATGGCCCTCGACGCGATCCAGATTCTTGGCGGCAACGGCTACATCAACGAGTTCCCGGCCGGGCGTCTGTTGCGTGACGCCAAGCTGTACGAAATCGGCGCCGGCACCAGTGAGATCCGTCGCATGCTGATCGGTCGCGAACTGTTCAACGAAACCCGCTAAAACGGAGCTGGCCATGGCTATTTTGCACACTCAGCTCAATCCTCGATCAGCGGAGTTCGCCGCCAACAGCGCAGCGATGCTCAAGCAAGTCGACGCCTTGCATACCCTGCTTGCCCAAGTGGCGCAGGGTGGCGGCGCAAAGGCTCAGGAACGCCACACCTCACGGGGCAAACTGCTGCCGCGTGAGCGCATCAATCGCTTGCTCGATCCGGGCTCGCCGTTTCTGGAAATCAGTCAGTTGGCCGCGCACGCCGTTTATGGCGAAGACGTGCCCGCCGCTGGCGTGATTGCCGGGATCGGTCGGGTTGAAGGCGTCGAATGCATGATCGTCGCCAACGACGCGACCGTGAAAGGTGGCTCGTATTATCCGCTGACCGTGAAGAAACACCTGCGCGCGCAGACCATCGCCCAGCAAAACCGCCTGCCGTGCATTTATCTGGTGGACTCCGGCGGCGCCAACCTGCCGCGTCAGGATGAAGTGTTCCCGGATCGCGAGCACTTCGGCCGGATCTTTTTCAACCAGGCCAACATGAGCGCCATGGGCATCCCGCAGATCGCCGTGGTCATGGGCTCGTGCACCGCTGGTGGTGCGTACGTGCCAGCGATGGCTGACGAAGCGATCATGGTGCGCAATCAGGCAACCATTTTCCTCGCTGGCCCGCCGTTGGTGAAAGCCGCGACCGGAGAAGTGGTCAGCGCCGAGGACCTTGGTGGCGCCGATGTGCACTGCAAGATTTCCGGGGTGGCCGACCATTATGCCGAGAGCGACGAGCACGCCCTCGCCCTCGCCCGCCGCAGCGTTGCCAACCTCAACTGGCGCAAGCTCGGCGAAGTGCAGCAGCGCGCGCCGATTGCACCGCTGTACGCCAGTGACGAGCTATATGGCGTGGTCTCGGCCGACGCCAAGCAACCGTTCGATGTGCACGAAGTGATTGCGCGACTGGTCGACGGATCGGTGTTCGATGAGTTCAAAGCGCTGTTCGGTACCACGCTGGTGTGCGGTTTTGCTCATCTGCACGGCTATCCGATTGCGATCCTCGCCAACAACGGCATCCTCTTCGCTGAAGCCGCGCAGAAAGGCGCGCACTTCATCGAACTGGCCTGCCAGCGTGGCATTCCATTGCTGTTCCTGCAGAACATTACCGGCTTCATGGTCGGGCAGAAATACGAGGCCGGCGGCATCGCCAAGCACGGCGCGAAACTGGTGACCGCCGTGGCCTGTGCCAAGGTGCCGAAATTCACCGTGATCATCGGCGGCAGCTTCGGCGCCGGTAACTACGGCATGTGCGGCCGGGCCTACGATCCGCGTTTTCTGTGGATGTGGCCGAACGCGCGAATTGGCGTGATGGGCGCCGAACAGGCAGCGGGTGTACTGGTGCAGGTCAAACGCGAACAGGCCGAGCGTAGCGGCCAGCACTTCAGTGCCGAGCAGGAAGCCGACATCAAGCAGCCGATCCTCGACCAATACGAAGAACAGGGGCATCCCTACTATTCCAGTGCGCGGCTGTGGGACGACGGCGTCATCGACCCGGCGCAGACCCGCGATGTGCTGGCCCTGGCCTTGTCCGCGTCGCTGAACGCGCCAATCGAACCGAGCCGCTTCGGCGTGTTCCGGATGTGATCGGGAGAATCTCATGAGCGATTTCAACACCCTTGAACTGCAGACTGACCCACGCGGTTTCGCCACGCTGTGGCTCAACCGCGCCGAAAAGAACAACGCGTTCAATGCCGAGATGATCCGCGAGCTGATCCTCGCCCTCGACAAGGTGGCCAGCGACGCCAGTCTGCGTTTCCTCCTGGTGCGCGGGCGCGGCAAACATTTCAGCGCCGGTGCCGATCTGGCCTGGATGCAGCAATCGGCCGAACTTGATTACCACACCAACCTCGACGACGCCCGCGAACTGGCAGAGTTGATGTACAACCTCGCCAAGCTGAAAATCCCGACCCTGGCCGTGGTCCAGGGCGCGGCGTTCGGCGGCGCACTGGGCCTGATCAGTTGCTGCGACATGGCGATTGGTGCGGATGACGCGCAGTTCTGCCTGTCGGAAGTGCGCATCGGTTTGGCACCTGCGGTGATCAGCCCGTTCGTGGTGCAGGCCATCGGCGAACGTGCCGCACGTCGATATGCCCTGACCGCCGAACGCTTTGGTGGCCAGCGTGCTCGGGAAATCGGTTTGTTGTCCGAGAGCTATCCGGCGACCGAACTTGATGGGCAAGTTGAACAGTGGATCGACAACCTGCTGCTCAACAGCCCCGCTGCCATGCGAGCCAGCAAAGACTTGCTGCGCGAGGTCGGCAACGGTGCACTGACCCCGGCGCTGCGTCGCTACACCGAAAACGCCATCGCGCGCATCCGCGTCAGCCCCGAAGGCCAGGAAGGCTTGCGCGCCTTTCTGCAAAAACGCCCACCGGGCTGGCAAGCCGCAACCACCACCAAGGAGCCGCGTTGATGAGCGCACCTGTTCTCACCACCCTGCTGGTGGCCAACCGTGGCGAAATCGCTTGCCGCGTGATGCGCACCGCCAAGGCTCTGGGCCTGACCACCGTCGCTGTGCACAGCGCCACCGACCGCGACGCGCGGCACAGCCGTGAAGCGGATATCCGCGTTGATCTCGGTGGCAGCAAAGCCGCCGACAGCTATCTGCAAATCGACAAACTGATCGCTGCAGCGAAAGCCAGCGGCGCGCAGGCGATTCACCCGGGTTATGGCTTTCTCTCCGAGAACGCCGGGTTTGCTCGCGCCATTGAAGTGGCGGGCCTGATTTTCCTCGGCCCACCCGCCTCGGCCATCGACGCCATGGGCAGCAAATCCGCCGCCAAGGCGTTGATGGAAACGGCTGGCGTGCCGCTGGTGCCGGGTTATCACGGCGAAGCCCAGGATCTGGATACCTTTCGTGATGCCTGTGAGCGGATTGGTTATCCAGTGTTGCTCAAGGCCACTGCCGGTGGCGGCGGCAAGGGCATGAAAGTCGTCGAGGACGTCAGTCAATTGGCCGAAGCGCTGGCCTCGGCTCAGCGTGAGGCGCAGTCGTCGTTCGGTGATTCGCGGATGCTGGTGGAGAAATACCTGCTCAAGCCGCGCCATGTGGAGATCCAGGTGTTTGCCGACCAGCATGGCAATTGCCTTTACCTCAACGAGCGTGACTGCTCGATTCAGCGCCGCCACCAGAAAGTCGTCGAGGAAGCACCGGCACCTGGCCTGACACCGGAACTGCGTCGCGCCATGGGCGAGGCAGCGGTTCGTTCGGCGCAGGCGATCGGCTATGTCGGCGCCGGCACCGTGGAGTTCTTGCTGGATGCACGCGGCGAGTTCTTCTTCATGGAGATGAATACGCGGCTGCAGGTCGAGCATCCAGTCACCGAAGCCATCACCGGACTGGATCTGGTGGCGTGGCAGATTCGCGTGGCCCGTGGGGAAGCGCTGCCGATCACACAAGCGCAAGTGCCGCTCAACGGACATGCAATTGAAGTGCGGCTGTATGCCGAAGATCCGTCGAACGATTTCCTGCCAGCCACCGGGCGTCTGGAGTTATATCGCGAATCGGCTGAGGGGCCGGGACGGCGGGTGGATAGCGGCGTTGCAGAAGGTGACGAGATTTCGCCATTCTACGACCCGATGCTCGGCAAGCTGATTGCTTGGGGCGAGGATCGTGAACAGGCGCGACTGCGGTTGTTGGGCATGCTCGATGAATTCGCGATTGGCGGACTGAAGACCAACATCAATTTTCTGCGCCGAATCATCGCGCATCCGGCGTTTGCCGCAGCGGAACTGGATACCGGGTTTATTCCGCGTTATCAGGAGCAACTGTTGCCGGTTCCGGGCGAGTTGAGTGATGCGTTCTGGAATGCCGGGGCGCAAGCGTTCGTGCAGACTTTGCCGGCGCTTGCGCGCAAGGATGACCCGAGTTCGCCATGGGCAATGAACAGTGGTTTGCGTGCAGGTCTGCCGCAGGAAATCACTGTGCATTTGAGTTGCGAAGGCCAGGATCGAGCGCTGACCTTGGGCGCCAGTGGCGACGCGAAACTTTCCGGTGAAGCGCTGGTTGTCGAACACGACGGCGTGCGTCGTTCCTTGCGCGCGATTCGCCAGGGCGATTCGTTGTTTCTGCAATGGGAGGGTGAGTTGCGGCGTATTCAGGCCTTTGACCCGATCAGCGCCGTAGAAGCCAGCCATAGTCATCAGGGTGGCCTGACTGCGCCCATGAACGGCAGCATCGTGCGTGTTCTGGTCGAGGCCGGGCAATCAGTAGAGGCCGGTGCGCAACTGGTGGTGCTGGAAGCCATGAAGATGGAACACAGTATCCGCGCGCCGCATGCCGGGGTGATCAAAGCGCTGTATTGCCAGGAAGGTGAAATGGTTGGCGAAGGCAGCGCTCTGGTTGAATTGGAAGAAGTGTAAATGACGAAGATCGATCCTACGCCAAGCGAGGATCGATCTGACTAGTAACGCGCCGTTGCCTGAACCACTACGCCGATGATTCGACAGTCATCGGTAAACAAGGCTTTCGGCCAGGTCGGATTGAGCGGCACCAGGTAACGCTGGCCGCCCTCTTCGTCCAGCTTGCGGAAGATCGCCTCTTCGCTGTCGGCCCACCGCGCAATCACCAGTTTGCCAGGCACCGCTTCCGCCTCCGGATCCACCAGGATCAGCATGCCTTCGGCAATGCTCGGGCCGCGGGGTGCGGTCATCGAGTCTCCAGCCACCGTCAGCCAGAACGCCGCCCCTCGGGCATGGTAGTCCGTCAGTTGGAAAACCTGCTTGTCTGTCGACGAGACGTAGGCCGGCTGACCGTTTTCGCGCACTTCGCACGGTGTTCGCCAATCGCTGACCGGGTAGCGGAAGTACGGGTTGTACTTCTGCGCCAGCGGCATGTCGTCGTCCGGCGTGACTTGCGGTTCGCGAATCACCAGGACCACTTCAAGGAAGTCCATGCCCAGTGCCTGCAGCACGCGGTTCATTTGCGTGATACCAGGCTCCCGGCGTTTGTTCAGCCAATGGCCGATCCCGCCCTGGGACATGCCGACGCGCTCTCCGAGCTCTGTTTGAGTGATTTTGAGTTCACTCATCTTGGCCTTGACCAACTCAATCCATTTATCCATGTGCGGCACCTTACGCTGACGCCTTCGGCCGACAAAACACATATTGTAGTATTTAAATTCTAGTCACAACTACGCATCGTACTATTCTGAAGCCACGGATTTTCAATCGAACAAGGAGTGGCCCTTATCATGAATATCAGCAGCAAAGACTTGCCAGATCTGCAAATGGACACCACGTTCACCTCTCCCCAAGGCAACGCAGCGGCACAGCGTGCCCTGGACTATTACTTGAAACCTGCTGTATCAGAACCCGAAGTCGATGAACGATTTTTCGACGTCAGACGCCATCTCAGTGGCGAAGAGGCCCTGGTGCACGCCTCGGATTTGCTGCGATGTGCGGCGGCGACCGCCTTCAAGGCAGCGGAAAATTTGCAAGGCGCGAGTCGCGACCTGGCCTTTTCGGTGGTGCACATGGTGGATATGGCGCGGGCGATGGTCGACCATTCACTCGATAGCGAGGAAGTCTGAGGAACGGAATTGGGACGGACAGGAAAGAATTTTCCAATCGCGCAGATAAAAACATTTGACTTGCAAATGATAATGATTATTATTGCAAGCAGCTGGTCGCGAGATCAGTCGATGGACCAGAGACCTTAGGTCGGTCTTCTGGACTATCTCCTCATCAGGCTAATCACGGTTTTTGACCCGGCTTTTTGCCGGGTCTTTTTTTTGCCCGTTTTTCGGGCTTGTGGCTTCAGGCTAATGAAGTCTTTATGTGCTGCAAATTCGATGGCGCGGATAATATCAAAAGAATATCGGTTGGCAAGCCAGGCCCGGCCACATTGGGCCAAACTAATAGCAATTAGCACTTGAGAATCAATCGCATAGCCCCTAAGCTGCGTCCGCGTCATGGAAGACGCCCCCCGCCACACCCCGCAATTTCCCTCGGTTTCACCGCTGTCTTGCGTGTAAAGTAGCCGCCATAAAAATCATATTCAGGAACCGATTATGACCGTGGCCAAATCTTCGTTCGACATCAGCGCCAACTTCGACAGCGGCAACATCCAAGTCATCGACATCAGTAATCCGCTCAACCCGGTTCTGGCTATTCGCCCAGACACCCGCAGCGCGCATTTCCAGTGGTTCCACTTCAAGGCCAGCGGCCTGCATGTCCATCAGGAACACTGGTTTCGCCTGGTCAACGCCAGCCAGTCCTCCTACAACAAAGCCTGGACCGGCTACCAGGCCGTTGCGTCCTACGACCACGTCAACTGGTTCCGCATACCCACCCAATTCGAAGGTGACAGCCTGCGCTTCTGCCTCGAAGCCGAGCAGACCCACGCCTGGTTCGCCTACTTCGAACCCTATAGCCGTGGCCGCCACGACTGGCTGATCGAGCAGGCACTGACCAAGGCCGGCACCGAGTTGCTGGCGACCGGCAAGAGCGTCGAGGGCCGCGACATTCAACTGCTGCGCAAAGGCAGTGGCGCCGAAGGCCAGCGCAAAGTCTGGATCATCGCCCAACAGCATCCGGGCGAGCACATGGCCGAATGGTTCATGGAAGGCGTGATCGAGCGTCTGGAAAAACACGACGATCCGGTCTTGAACAAACTGCTCGCCAGCGCCGACCTTTACCTTGTACCGAACATGAACCCGGACGGCGCTTTCCATGGTCATCTGCGCACCAATGCAATGGGGCAGGATCTGAACCGCGCCTGGCAGAATGCCAGCCAGGAAGTCAGCCCCGAAGTACTGTTCGTCCAGCAGCAGATGGAAAAGTACGGCGTCGATCTGTTCCTTGACGTACACGGCGATGAAGAAATCCCTCACGTATTCACCGCTGGTTGCGAGGGCAATCCGGGTTACACGCCACGGATCGAGAAACTCGAAGAGCATTTCCGCAGCCACCTCAAGCGCACCACCAAG of the Pseudomonas sp. Seg1 genome contains:
- a CDS encoding AMP-binding protein, coding for MDQPSANPQRSYSRGSQDKALLAMTIGQKFDETVTQYADGEALVVRHQQLRYSWRQLADAVDVHARALLALGLQAGDRLGIWAPNCAQWCITQIATAKIGVILVNINPAYRSSELEYVLKQSGCQWLVCAGAFKSSDYHGMLQGLVPELAEQSIGQLRSERLPDLRGVISLDKQPPSGFLPWSQLADLAINASPEQLRERSNSLHFDQPVNIQYTSGTTGFPKGATLSHYNILNNGYMVGESIGLTPTDRLVIPVPLYHCFGMVMGNLGCITHGSTMVYPNDAFDPLLTLQTVAEEKATGLYGVPTMFIAMLDQPQRAELDLSSLRTGIMAGATCPIEVMRRVISEMHMNEVQIAYGMTETSPVSLQTGPNDELELRVTTVGRTQPQLESKIIDETGNPVPRGTIGELCTRGYSVMLGYWSNPQATAEAIDEAGWMHTGDLASMNEEGYVNIAGRNKDMIIRGGENIYPRELEEFFFTHPAVADVQVIGIPCSRYGEEIVAWIKFHPGHHASELELQTWCKERIAHFKTPRHFKFVEEFPMTVTGKIQKFRMREMSIEELKTIKR
- a CDS encoding isovaleryl-CoA dehydrogenase produces the protein MSYPSLNFALGETIDMLRDQVQSFVAKEIAPRAAQIDSDNLFPADMWRKFGDMGLLGITVPEEYGGAGLGYLAHVVAMEEISRGSASVALSYGAHSNLCVNQINRNGNHEQKSKYLPKLISGEHVGALAMSEPNAGSDVVSMKLRADRRGDRFVLNGSKTWITNGPDANTYVIYAKTDLEKGPHGITAFIVERDWKGFSRSNKFDKLGMRGSNTCELFFDDVEVPEENILGVLNGGVKVLMSGLDYERVVLSGGPTGIMQSCMDLIVPYIHDRKQFGQSIGEFQLIQGKVADMYTQLNASRAYLYAVAQACERGETTRKDAAGVILYTAERATQMALDAIQILGGNGYINEFPAGRLLRDAKLYEIGAGTSEIRRMLIGRELFNETR
- a CDS encoding carboxyl transferase domain-containing protein translates to MAILHTQLNPRSAEFAANSAAMLKQVDALHTLLAQVAQGGGAKAQERHTSRGKLLPRERINRLLDPGSPFLEISQLAAHAVYGEDVPAAGVIAGIGRVEGVECMIVANDATVKGGSYYPLTVKKHLRAQTIAQQNRLPCIYLVDSGGANLPRQDEVFPDREHFGRIFFNQANMSAMGIPQIAVVMGSCTAGGAYVPAMADEAIMVRNQATIFLAGPPLVKAATGEVVSAEDLGGADVHCKISGVADHYAESDEHALALARRSVANLNWRKLGEVQQRAPIAPLYASDELYGVVSADAKQPFDVHEVIARLVDGSVFDEFKALFGTTLVCGFAHLHGYPIAILANNGILFAEAAQKGAHFIELACQRGIPLLFLQNITGFMVGQKYEAGGIAKHGAKLVTAVACAKVPKFTVIIGGSFGAGNYGMCGRAYDPRFLWMWPNARIGVMGAEQAAGVLVQVKREQAERSGQHFSAEQEADIKQPILDQYEEQGHPYYSSARLWDDGVIDPAQTRDVLALALSASLNAPIEPSRFGVFRM
- a CDS encoding gamma-carboxygeranoyl-CoA hydratase, yielding MSDFNTLELQTDPRGFATLWLNRAEKNNAFNAEMIRELILALDKVASDASLRFLLVRGRGKHFSAGADLAWMQQSAELDYHTNLDDARELAELMYNLAKLKIPTLAVVQGAAFGGALGLISCCDMAIGADDAQFCLSEVRIGLAPAVISPFVVQAIGERAARRYALTAERFGGQRAREIGLLSESYPATELDGQVEQWIDNLLLNSPAAMRASKDLLREVGNGALTPALRRYTENAIARIRVSPEGQEGLRAFLQKRPPGWQAATTTKEPR
- a CDS encoding acetyl/propionyl/methylcrotonyl-CoA carboxylase subunit alpha; its protein translation is MSAPVLTTLLVANRGEIACRVMRTAKALGLTTVAVHSATDRDARHSREADIRVDLGGSKAADSYLQIDKLIAAAKASGAQAIHPGYGFLSENAGFARAIEVAGLIFLGPPASAIDAMGSKSAAKALMETAGVPLVPGYHGEAQDLDTFRDACERIGYPVLLKATAGGGGKGMKVVEDVSQLAEALASAQREAQSSFGDSRMLVEKYLLKPRHVEIQVFADQHGNCLYLNERDCSIQRRHQKVVEEAPAPGLTPELRRAMGEAAVRSAQAIGYVGAGTVEFLLDARGEFFFMEMNTRLQVEHPVTEAITGLDLVAWQIRVARGEALPITQAQVPLNGHAIEVRLYAEDPSNDFLPATGRLELYRESAEGPGRRVDSGVAEGDEISPFYDPMLGKLIAWGEDREQARLRLLGMLDEFAIGGLKTNINFLRRIIAHPAFAAAELDTGFIPRYQEQLLPVPGELSDAFWNAGAQAFVQTLPALARKDDPSSPWAMNSGLRAGLPQEITVHLSCEGQDRALTLGASGDAKLSGEALVVEHDGVRRSLRAIRQGDSLFLQWEGELRRIQAFDPISAVEASHSHQGGLTAPMNGSIVRVLVEAGQSVEAGAQLVVLEAMKMEHSIRAPHAGVIKALYCQEGEMVGEGSALVELEEV
- a CDS encoding XRE family transcriptional regulator encodes the protein MDKWIELVKAKMSELKITQTELGERVGMSQGGIGHWLNKRREPGITQMNRVLQALGMDFLEVVLVIREPQVTPDDDMPLAQKYNPYFRYPVSDWRTPCEVRENGQPAYVSSTDKQVFQLTDYHARGAAFWLTVAGDSMTAPRGPSIAEGMLILVDPEAEAVPGKLVIARWADSEEAIFRKLDEEGGQRYLVPLNPTWPKALFTDDCRIIGVVVQATARY
- a CDS encoding DUF3077 domain-containing protein; the encoded protein is MNISSKDLPDLQMDTTFTSPQGNAAAQRALDYYLKPAVSEPEVDERFFDVRRHLSGEEALVHASDLLRCAAATAFKAAENLQGASRDLAFSVVHMVDMARAMVDHSLDSEEV
- a CDS encoding M14-type cytosolic carboxypeptidase, with the protein product MTVAKSSFDISANFDSGNIQVIDISNPLNPVLAIRPDTRSAHFQWFHFKASGLHVHQEHWFRLVNASQSSYNKAWTGYQAVASYDHVNWFRIPTQFEGDSLRFCLEAEQTHAWFAYFEPYSRGRHDWLIEQALTKAGTELLATGKSVEGRDIQLLRKGSGAEGQRKVWIIAQQHPGEHMAEWFMEGVIERLEKHDDPVLNKLLASADLYLVPNMNPDGAFHGHLRTNAMGQDLNRAWQNASQEVSPEVLFVQQQMEKYGVDLFLDVHGDEEIPHVFTAGCEGNPGYTPRIEKLEEHFRSHLKRTTKDFQTQYGYTRDEPGQANMTLACNSVGQKYDCLSLTLEMPFKDHDDAPNPQTGWSGKRSKQLGKDVLTTIADMVDTLR